Proteins found in one Planctomicrobium piriforme genomic segment:
- a CDS encoding peroxidase family protein, with product MPARRHAHGGRSQYFIEGEGIKTVVLNLAHRMGDLPMLAAAGQLPLTIVPPPPDPAREFRFCRMFPALSPFEPDDDGLIELGRRMEDPDGAPAGDASIPAGMTYLGQFIDHDITLDLTDPFPTAALNPQDIENGRSPSLDLDNVYGFGPSHPLNTVPYEADQIHLTVGQTTGRTLFNVPDSFPNDLPRNPAIGTDPRQARIGDPRNDENLAVAQTHVAFLKFHNKVADSLPFGTTDPFRAAQRTVRQHYQSVVLHDFLPRLVDPTTYHDVLQHGRRFFMANGIPSGQPLCMPVEFSVAAYRLGHSLIRNAYQWNKVFRTGGPGPAASLDLLFEFSEVSTHLGLFAEPTIPSDWIIRWNGFHDFTGIPDIANHPEFNFARKIDTRLARRLDNLPEFAAQIEVHMRSLAARNLLRGKFIGLPTGQAVANEIAVISLTPAQIATGPLASIITARGFDTLTPLWFYILKEAEVIENGERLGPVGSRILVETFHALVEGSDDSILQTPGWKPTLQSVSPDKFTFADLLAFVDDINPIGN from the coding sequence ATGCCAGCACGACGACATGCTCATGGCGGACGCTCTCAGTATTTCATCGAGGGGGAGGGGATCAAAACGGTCGTCCTCAACCTCGCTCACCGTATGGGCGATCTGCCGATGCTTGCCGCGGCAGGACAGCTCCCCTTGACGATCGTGCCTCCTCCGCCGGACCCCGCACGTGAGTTCAGGTTCTGCCGAATGTTTCCTGCGCTCTCTCCTTTCGAGCCGGATGACGACGGACTCATTGAGCTCGGCCGCAGGATGGAGGATCCAGACGGAGCTCCGGCTGGTGACGCCAGCATCCCTGCCGGCATGACCTACCTGGGACAATTCATTGATCATGACATCACTCTGGATCTGACCGACCCGTTTCCCACGGCAGCGCTCAATCCTCAAGACATCGAGAACGGACGCTCCCCCTCGCTCGATCTCGATAACGTCTACGGTTTTGGCCCCAGTCATCCTCTGAACACAGTTCCGTATGAAGCCGACCAGATTCATCTGACGGTCGGGCAGACGACTGGTCGAACTCTATTCAATGTTCCCGATTCGTTCCCGAATGATCTGCCGCGAAATCCGGCGATCGGAACCGATCCGCGCCAGGCGAGGATTGGTGATCCCCGCAATGACGAAAACCTGGCCGTCGCGCAGACGCATGTCGCGTTTCTCAAATTCCACAACAAGGTCGCCGACTCGCTGCCTTTTGGAACGACCGACCCCTTCCGCGCTGCCCAGCGAACTGTTCGCCAGCACTATCAGTCGGTCGTACTGCACGACTTCCTGCCGCGGCTTGTGGACCCGACAACTTATCATGACGTTCTACAACATGGGCGACGCTTCTTCATGGCGAACGGCATTCCTTCAGGCCAGCCGCTGTGCATGCCCGTCGAATTCTCCGTCGCCGCCTATCGTCTCGGGCACAGCTTGATCCGGAATGCATATCAATGGAACAAGGTCTTCCGAACTGGCGGCCCTGGGCCTGCGGCAAGCCTGGATCTCCTGTTTGAGTTTTCCGAGGTCTCGACTCATCTCGGGCTGTTCGCCGAACCGACCATCCCCAGCGACTGGATCATCCGTTGGAACGGTTTTCATGACTTCACCGGCATCCCTGACATTGCCAATCATCCCGAGTTCAACTTCGCGCGTAAGATCGACACTCGGCTGGCGAGACGACTAGACAACCTGCCGGAGTTCGCGGCTCAAATCGAAGTCCATATGCGGTCGCTGGCCGCACGCAATCTGCTGCGAGGCAAGTTTATTGGCCTTCCGACAGGGCAAGCCGTGGCGAATGAGATTGCCGTGATCTCACTGACCCCCGCCCAGATCGCAACTGGCCCGCTGGCCAGCATCATCACGGCTCGCGGTTTCGACACTCTGACGCCCCTCTGGTTTTACATCCTCAAGGAAGCCGAGGTGATCGAGAACGGAGAACGTTTGGGACCGGTCGGCAGTCGCATCCTGGTGGAGACGTTTCATGCGCTCGTCGAAGGCAGCGACGATTCGATTCTGCAAACTCCTGGCTGGAAGCCGACGCTTCAATCCGTCTCGCCGGACAAGTTCACATTTGCCGATCTGCTGGCCTTTGTGGATGACATCAATCCCATCGGAAACTGA
- a CDS encoding ferritin-like domain-containing protein, whose protein sequence is MGQHNRFRGVRFEWVGPPPLPQVAAPGPPVGSIQEHLHRYGHLHTSGAASPQDELIALLQLAVEVEHALLVQYLYAASSIAAPLSFHRKVLHISIQEMAHLITVENLLLAVGGPSTFHIGRDSIRGSSPLNPLPLDLEPISRLSLAKYILAEAPATFPSQHAQEEQFVSQLSQEVETAAGITPHRVGALYARIYWIVQSSDAPAGPISLTPDPAIGFQPGWHLSAADFTSTNEIAAHQAEPLEWEQGSGPDLRIHLVTDEASALGALASVMEQGEGLGHAEDSHYYEFKETLTAFMAGQMTVLPLPVNPFVGSLPPDVAGGVRIIHPYVRLWATLLNIRYTALLLHIGHALLTPRGNAAREILVQLAFINMRLGLSPLMSQMKSTFLRSLDPASAPTFELLRQELPIDLSDCWGRQTELLELERQVRNDLLLRAELAADSSGSSLLADLQQQWDELKAFVDSQ, encoded by the coding sequence ATGGGCCAGCACAACCGATTTCGCGGCGTCCGTTTCGAATGGGTCGGTCCGCCGCCGCTTCCTCAAGTTGCGGCGCCCGGGCCGCCGGTGGGGTCTATCCAGGAGCATCTGCACCGATATGGGCATCTTCATACTTCCGGAGCGGCCAGCCCCCAGGACGAACTGATCGCGCTGCTGCAACTGGCCGTCGAAGTGGAGCACGCACTGCTCGTCCAATATTTGTACGCCGCGTCGTCCATCGCGGCGCCCTTGTCGTTCCATCGGAAGGTTTTGCACATTTCCATTCAGGAAATGGCGCACCTGATCACGGTCGAGAATCTGCTGCTGGCGGTTGGCGGGCCGTCGACTTTTCATATTGGCCGCGATTCCATTCGCGGCAGCAGCCCTCTCAATCCGTTGCCGCTGGACCTTGAGCCGATCTCACGGCTCTCGCTGGCGAAATACATCCTCGCGGAGGCCCCTGCAACGTTCCCGTCGCAGCATGCCCAGGAGGAGCAATTTGTCAGCCAGTTGAGTCAGGAAGTCGAGACCGCCGCGGGCATCACTCCGCATCGCGTCGGCGCGCTCTATGCGAGAATTTACTGGATCGTCCAGAGTTCTGATGCTCCCGCCGGACCGATTTCTTTAACGCCGGACCCCGCGATCGGTTTCCAGCCTGGCTGGCATCTCTCCGCCGCGGATTTCACTTCGACGAACGAGATTGCCGCGCATCAGGCGGAACCGCTGGAGTGGGAACAAGGGAGCGGGCCCGATCTGAGAATCCATCTCGTCACGGACGAGGCATCCGCCCTGGGCGCCCTCGCCAGCGTGATGGAACAGGGGGAAGGTCTGGGACACGCGGAGGACTCACACTATTACGAATTCAAGGAGACGCTAACTGCCTTCATGGCCGGGCAGATGACCGTTCTTCCGCTCCCTGTGAATCCCTTCGTGGGGAGCCTCCCTCCGGATGTCGCCGGGGGAGTCAGGATCATCCATCCCTATGTCAGACTCTGGGCCACCCTGCTCAACATCCGCTATACCGCCCTGCTGCTGCACATCGGGCACGCCCTGTTGACGCCTCGTGGAAATGCCGCGCGGGAGATCCTGGTGCAACTGGCCTTCATCAACATGCGTCTGGGGCTCAGCCCCTTAATGTCACAGATGAAGTCAACGTTCCTGCGCTCGCTCGACCCCGCGAGCGCGCCGACGTTCGAATTGCTCCGCCAGGAACTCCCCATTGACTTGAGTGACTGCTGGGGCCGGCAGACTGAACTGCTTGAACTGGAACGTCAGGTCCGCAATGACCTGCTGCTGCGCGCCGAACTTGCAGCCGATTCTTCCGGCAGTTCCCTGCTCGCCGACCTTCAACAGCAATGGGATGAACTCAAGGCGTTCGTCGATTCACAGTAG
- a CDS encoding LodA/GoxA family CTQ-dependent oxidase, giving the protein MEYRIFPSIGIARIGNSPECFIGPERVSSRGVELTVTGEVEVANYKDAGFRTKKQAARFHLFERATPIDDFVPAALPHGAQVIWSVRLVNKKDGIVRHSAPPDALLPGTTLRPTANPARASRVIDSGTVSISGLNSVSAPLAGTHQGAAVKLGELRTDSNGRLLVLGGDGRSFSSPLTAINSFYNNPNWCDDVADGPVTASVALSDGTLMPVTGAWVISGPPDFAPGADSVVSLYDIIGQLAVDQGWLPDPGVTSFTKDIYPLFRRARSLRFAHGRKSLAGVVISEPNWNNISEDFTRLSQTATSELTFRMQQRGILRKIETLLSDYQLTALQENHLDRWANGTFAADWTGVPPVAALPTPAGLTQAALDGTAGQGFFPGIEGGRILTDPTIYHLTDFDFRIDQSRLQAGDVTALMALPWQADFLKCSGNWWPSQRPDIAPQANGSLKMWARIGAAESTPTHQQLVDHVMQFGMISPRVVGGVAVCVEEGRDPSI; this is encoded by the coding sequence ATGGAATACCGCATTTTTCCGTCAATCGGAATCGCCCGCATCGGAAACAGTCCGGAGTGTTTCATCGGTCCAGAACGGGTCAGTTCGCGTGGGGTCGAGCTCACCGTCACAGGCGAGGTCGAAGTCGCGAATTACAAGGATGCGGGATTCCGCACCAAAAAGCAGGCTGCGAGGTTTCATCTTTTCGAACGGGCGACGCCAATTGACGATTTTGTTCCGGCTGCGCTTCCCCACGGGGCACAGGTGATCTGGTCTGTCCGACTGGTGAACAAGAAAGACGGCATCGTCCGGCACTCCGCTCCTCCCGATGCATTACTTCCGGGGACGACTCTGCGTCCTACAGCCAATCCCGCCCGCGCCAGCCGTGTGATCGATTCGGGAACTGTCTCCATCAGCGGACTGAATTCTGTTTCCGCCCCGCTGGCCGGAACCCATCAGGGAGCCGCGGTCAAGCTTGGCGAACTGCGAACGGACAGCAACGGGCGGTTGCTGGTTCTGGGAGGCGACGGAAGATCCTTTTCGAGTCCTCTCACTGCGATCAACAGTTTCTACAACAATCCCAACTGGTGCGACGACGTTGCCGATGGCCCCGTGACAGCCAGCGTCGCACTCTCCGATGGAACGCTCATGCCGGTCACCGGAGCCTGGGTCATCAGCGGTCCTCCGGACTTTGCGCCGGGCGCCGATTCTGTTGTCTCCCTGTACGACATCATCGGTCAGCTTGCCGTCGATCAAGGCTGGCTGCCTGATCCAGGCGTGACCTCGTTTACCAAAGACATCTATCCGCTCTTCCGACGCGCCCGGTCGCTCCGTTTTGCGCATGGCCGAAAATCTCTGGCGGGCGTTGTGATCAGCGAACCGAACTGGAACAACATCAGCGAGGACTTCACCCGGCTCAGCCAGACCGCGACGAGCGAACTGACGTTTCGAATGCAGCAGCGAGGTATTCTCCGTAAGATCGAAACCTTGCTCAGTGACTACCAACTGACCGCACTTCAGGAGAACCACCTGGATCGCTGGGCGAATGGGACATTTGCTGCGGACTGGACGGGCGTCCCGCCGGTGGCCGCGCTGCCGACGCCAGCGGGGCTCACGCAGGCCGCTCTCGATGGAACCGCCGGCCAGGGCTTTTTCCCTGGTATCGAAGGCGGACGCATCCTCACCGACCCTACTATTTATCATTTGACCGATTTTGATTTTCGCATCGACCAGTCTCGGCTTCAGGCAGGCGACGTCACTGCACTGATGGCTCTCCCCTGGCAGGCGGATTTCCTGAAATGCAGCGGCAACTGGTGGCCATCGCAGCGTCCAGACATTGCACCGCAGGCCAATGGCTCACTGAAAATGTGGGCGCGCATCGGCGCGGCGGAGTCGACTCCCACACACCAGCAACTGGTCGACCATGTCATGCAGTTCGGGATGATCTCACCCCGCGTCGTGGGGGGCGTCGCCGTGTGCGTTGAGGAGGGGCGCGATCCCTCCATATGA
- a CDS encoding NAD(P)/FAD-dependent oxidoreductase, translated as MTTHCEVLVVGGGIAGTVSAALLARSGLDVALLFTAGRTRPRPELVSPEAALHLQRLGFPVERLSEIAVRCPGVVDQFRRTTPVYVDFELSRCASAWAVDRKRLDELLLSFAANCGLRMCRLTAPARMLTSGSNAYVSVSGNGHDIWRSGFLIDATGAASTLAAAENRHRIRYDRLVAVCLPLSQPMEPAEWLHLSSSSAGWWYSLKTAKLSADAVFMTDADLLPRNRDLIQSHLRTQFDKAFPAQSALLGTVARWTVRDARTSVRCCLWRGRWLPVGDAAFTLDPLSGNGIGRALRMADDIAALDWRMILNGDYQELCQAALALAKTFNQSLSQLQNLYSIDNAEGTHPPGEFWIRRRRQ; from the coding sequence ATGACAACCCATTGCGAAGTCCTGGTCGTCGGCGGGGGCATCGCAGGCACAGTGAGCGCCGCGCTGCTCGCCCGTTCCGGTCTGGACGTGGCACTGCTCTTCACGGCAGGCCGAACACGGCCTCGCCCGGAACTCGTCTCGCCTGAAGCGGCGCTGCATCTACAGCGTCTCGGGTTTCCAGTTGAACGCCTTTCAGAAATTGCCGTTCGCTGCCCGGGCGTCGTCGATCAGTTTCGACGCACGACTCCGGTCTATGTCGACTTCGAATTGAGCCGCTGCGCGTCAGCGTGGGCCGTCGACCGCAAGCGTCTCGACGAACTGCTGCTCTCCTTTGCCGCGAACTGTGGATTAAGGATGTGCCGCCTGACGGCGCCTGCCCGAATGCTCACGTCGGGCTCGAATGCATATGTATCAGTGTCCGGAAATGGTCATGACATCTGGCGTTCGGGCTTTCTGATCGACGCCACTGGCGCAGCCAGCACGCTGGCCGCGGCAGAGAACAGGCATCGCATCAGATACGACCGACTCGTCGCCGTTTGCCTGCCGTTATCACAACCGATGGAGCCTGCTGAATGGTTGCACCTCTCCTCGTCGTCCGCCGGCTGGTGGTACTCGCTGAAGACGGCAAAGTTATCGGCTGACGCAGTCTTCATGACTGATGCCGATCTGCTGCCGCGAAACCGAGATCTCATTCAATCGCACCTTCGCACTCAATTTGACAAAGCCTTTCCCGCACAGTCCGCACTCCTGGGGACAGTCGCGCGATGGACCGTTCGCGACGCCCGCACCAGCGTCCGCTGCTGCTTGTGGCGCGGCCGCTGGCTGCCGGTCGGAGATGCGGCCTTCACGCTTGACCCGCTATCGGGAAATGGAATCGGCCGCGCGCTGCGGATGGCGGACGACATCGCGGCACTCGACTGGCGGATGATCCTCAATGGGGATTATCAGGAACTGTGCCAGGCCGCACTCGCGCTGGCAAAAACCTTTAATCAGTCCCTCAGCCAACTGCAAAATCTCTATTCCATCGACAACGCGGAAGGAACTCACCCGCCCGGTGAATTCTGGATTCGACGCCGACGGCAATAA